A genomic window from Archocentrus centrarchus isolate MPI-CPG fArcCen1 chromosome 2, fArcCen1, whole genome shotgun sequence includes:
- the LOC115793358 gene encoding basic helix-loop-helix transcription factor scleraxis-like, whose amino-acid sequence MKSTGGERTAQPECFTSDLDDLDSGSNSSDGGCTPRREPGQVVQEEGVPKRRRRRRRSSNNEGGRGGGDARLPGVSKQRQAANARERDRTHSVNTAFTALRTLIPTEPADRKLSKIETLRLASSYISHLANVLLLGEDCLDGQPCLRYQSILHGPAALSTPSLRPICTFCLSNQRKLLRDGAKQSAAV is encoded by the exons ATGAAGTCCACCGGCGGCGAGCGCACCGCGCAACCAGAATGCTTCACCTCagacctggatgacctggaCAGCGGCAGCAACAGCTCCGACGGCGGCTGCACCCCGCGCAGAGAGCCGGGGCAGGTGGTCCAGGAGGAGGGAGTTCCGAAACGAAGGAGGAGAcggaggaggagcagcaacaACGAAGGTGGAAGAGGCGGAGGAGACGCGCGTCTGCCCGGCGTGAGCAAACAGAGGCAGGCGGCCAACGCACGGGAACGGGACAGGACGCACAGCGTGAACACGGCCTTCACGGCGCTCCGCACGCTCATTCCCACCGAGCCCGCTGACAGAAAGCTCTCCAAGATAGAGACACTGCGCCTGGCCTCCAGTTACATTTCCCACCTGGCCAACGTGCTGCTGCTGGGGGAGGACTGCCTGGACGGGCAGCCCTGTCTGCGGTACCAGAGCATCCTGCACGGCCCCGCCGCCCTCAGCACGCCCTCCCTGCGGCCCATCTGCACCTTCTGCCTGAGCAACCAGAGGAAATTG CTCAGAGATGGAGCGAAGCAGTCGGCCGCCGTGTGA